DNA from Gammaproteobacteria bacterium:
TCAGGTCTCACGACATTACCCACCGCCTACTTGGTCAGCGCCACGAACAACGCGGGCAACTTTTCAGGCAGGCGCTGCACATTGTCGATTACCGTGTATTGTCGACCGAAGATATCGCTCACGTATTCATCGGCCTTGGGATCGAGATTGATGCAATAGGTATAAATACCCTGCTGGTCCAATTCCTGCACTGCCTTGCGCGCATCTTCGATCAACAGGCGCGGGTCTTTGCTATCGACATCCGACGGCTCACCATCCGTGAGAATCAGCATCAGCTTTTTGTCGGTCTTGCGTGTCCCGAGGGTATGCGCGGCATGGCGCATAGCAGCCCCCATGCGGGTGGAGTGACCAGCATTCATGGCGGCCAGTCGGCTTTTCACCGTATCGCCCCATGATTCGCTGTAACCCTTGATGTGCAGGTAACGTACCTCGTGGCGAGTGTTAGAATGAAAACCGGCGATAGCGAAACTATCTCCCAATTGCTCAATCGCCCAGCCCAGCAGCGAAACAGCCTCCTGACTCAATTCCAATAGCGTCTGTTCAGAACCAGCGACTTTCTCGCCCAGAGATTTCGACAAATCCAACAGCAGCATAACGGCAATATCACGTCCATCATTCTCGTGGCTCATGTTAATACGCGGGTCGGGTGCGGCGCCGCTCTTGTAATCAATCAACGAACGTAACGCCACATCCAGATCGAGTTCGCTGCCTTCCTCCTGATAACGAATGCGCACCTTTTGCTGCGGTTTGAGAAGATCGAGTAGACGCTTCAATCGTTTGGCCAGTGCCTCGTGTTTCTGTAATAGCCGGTCGATGTCGGACGCATTACCAGGTGGATGCAGTAGCTCATACACACTCACCCAGTCAGGGCGGTAACTCTGATTGGTGTAATCCCATTCTGGATAATGCCGTGGTGGCAACCTTTGAAGTTCAGCCTCATTGACAGCCCGCTGCTGATTCTCAAACTGCTCCTCGTCGTCGCTTTCTTCGTAGAATTTCCAGAGGTGGCGGTTATCATCGCGATAATCCACCTCTGTATCTTTGAAGTGTACATTGGGTAGCTGATCGCGCTGACGACGCGTCTTGGCAACGAATTGCAAGGCCAGATCGGCAATTTCCTGGGTACCCGATTCA
Protein-coding regions in this window:
- a CDS encoding nitric oxide reductase NorD protein, giving the protein MSVYLDLVLDFMERTTGSIHGIHTTFPSPGLPYFLGKTPFLVGQLSSEGLRNWVKYGIRYYHDHPERQKDYFSLQSADSKAVLQRERHGTLLVDHERQLDMYLRGLWQDHDYLIPYSLGFDELRKPVPYYDALGIRLPDVYDDARGVSGIDRYRAVLAHIAAHRRWTTPIFADNLSPFQRMAVEIFEDSRVESLAMRAYPGLRRIFMALHPAPDEAACDPERESAVRHRLAMVSRAILDPNHPYQNQWVLEFAKRFHSLMDTSESGTQEIADLALQFVAKTRRQRDQLPNVHFKDTEVDYRDDNRHLWKFYEESDDEEQFENQQRAVNEAELQRLPPRHYPEWDYTNQSYRPDWVSVYELLHPPGNASDIDRLLQKHEALAKRLKRLLDLLKPQQKVRIRYQEEGSELDLDVALRSLIDYKSGAAPDPRINMSHENDGRDIAVMLLLDLSKSLGEKVAGSEQTLLELSQEAVSLLGWAIEQLGDSFAIAGFHSNTRHEVRYLHIKGYSESWGDTVKSRLAAMNAGHSTRMGAAMRHAAHTLGTRKTDKKLMLILTDGEPSDVDSKDPRLLIEDARKAVQELDQQGIYTYCINLDPKADEYVSDIFGRQYTVIDNVQRLPEKLPALFVALTK